One part of the Phragmites australis chromosome 3, lpPhrAust1.1, whole genome shotgun sequence genome encodes these proteins:
- the LOC133913323 gene encoding oligopeptide transporter 3-like: MGSLKSPVAAEELQAGMEGEKGERCSVEEVALVVPETDDPSAPVMTFRAWTLGLGSCVVLIFLNTFFTYRTQPLTISGILAQILVLPAGRFMAAVLPDREVRILGGRLGSFNLNPGPFNVKEHVIITIFANCGVSYGGGDAYSIGAITVMKAYYKQTISFVCALLIVLTTQILGYGWAGMLRRYLVDPAEMWWPSNLAQVSLFRALHEKDEGGKSRGPSRMRFFLIVFFASFAYYALPGYLLPILTFFSWTCWVWPHNITAQQIGSGYHGLGVGAFTLDWAGISAYHGSPLVAPWASIANTAVGFVMFIYVIVPLCYWRFNTFDARRFPIFSNQLFTASGQKYDTTKVLTRDYDLNVAAYENYGKLYLSPLFAISIGSGFLRFTATIVHVLLFHGSDMWRQSRSAMNAVKQDVHAKLMQRYKQVPQWWFLVLLLGSVVVSLLMSFVWKEEVQLPWWGMLFAFALAFVVTLPIGVIQATTNQQPGYDIIAQFMIGYALPGKPIANLLFKIYGRISTVHALSFLADLKLGHYMKIPPRCMYTAQLVGTVVAGVVNLAVAWWMLDNIENICDVEALHPDSPWTCPKYRVTFDASVIWGLIGPERLFGTHGLYRNLVWLFLVGAVLPVPVWLLSRAFPEKKWIALINVPVISYGFAGMPPATPTNIATWLVTGTIFNYFVFRYRKGWWQKYNYVLSAALDAGTAFMGVLIFFALQNAHHELKWWGTEVDHCPLASCPTAPGIAVKGCPVF, from the exons atGGGGTCGCTGAAGTcgccggtggcggcggaggagctgcaGGCGGGGATGGaaggggagaagggggagcggtgctcggtggaggaggtggcgctGGTGGTGCCGGAGACGGACGACCCGTCAGCGCCGGTGATGACATTCCGAGCGTGGACGCTGGGGCTGGGCTCCTGCGTCGTGCTCATCTTCCTCAACACCTTCTTCACGTACCGCACGCAGCCGCTCACCATCTCGGGGATCCTCGCCCAGATCCTCGTGCTCCCCGCCGGCCGCTTCATGGCCGCCGTGCTGCCCGACAGAGAGGTCAGGATCCTCGGGGGCCGCCTCGGCAGCTTCAACCTCAACCCGGGGCCCTTCAACGTCAAGGAGCAcgtcatcatcaccatcttcgCCAACTGCGGCGTCTcctacggcggcggcgacgcctaCTCCATCGGCGCCATCACCGTCATGAAGGCCTACTACAAGCAGACGATCAGCTTCGTCTGCGCCCTCCTCATCGTCCTCACCACGCAG ATTCTGGGGTACGGCTGGGCTGGCATGCTGAGGAGGTACCTGGTTGACCCTGCCGAGATGTGGTGGCCTTCTAATCTTGCACAGGTCTCACTCTTCAG GGCGCTGCACGAGAAGGATGAGGGCGGGAAATCGAGGGGGCCGTCGCGGATGCGCTTCTTCCTCATCGTCTTCTTCGCGAGCTTCGCCTACTACGCGCTGCCGGGCTATCTGCTGCCAATCCTGACCTTCTTCTCGTGGACGTGCTGGGTGTGGCCTCACAACATCACGGCGCAGCAGATCGGGTCCGGGTACCACGGCCTCGGCGTCGGCGCCTTCACACTCGACTGGGCGGGCATCTCGGCGTACCACGGCAGCCCGCTGGTGGCACCGTGGGCGTCCATCGCCAACACGGCCGTGGGATTCGTCATGTTCATCTACGTCATCGTGCCGCTCTGCTACTGGCGGTTCAACACGTTCGACGCGCGCAGGTTCCCCATCTTCTCTAACCAGCTCTTCACGGCGTCGGGGCAGAAATACGACACCACCAAGGTGCTCACCAGGGACTACGACCTCAACGTCGCCGCCTACGAAAACTACGGCAAGCTCTACCTCAGTCCGCTCTTCGCCATCTCCATCGGCTCCGGCTTCCTGCGATTCACCGCCACCATCGTCCACGTCCTGCTCTTCCATGGCAG TGACATGTGGAGGCAGAGCAGGTCGGCGATGAATGCGGTGAAGCAGGACGTGCACGCGAAACTGATGCAGAGGTACAAGCAGGTGCCGCAGTGGTGGTTCCTCGTGCTGCTGCTGGGCAGCGTGGTGGTGTCGCTTCTCATGTCCTTCGTCTGGAAGGAGGAGGTGCAGCTGCCGTGGTGGGGGATGCTCTTCGCCTTCGCGCTCGCCTTCGTCGTCACCCTCCCCATCGGCGTCATCCAGGCCACTACCAACCAG CAACCGGGGTACGACATCATCGCACAGTTCATGATCGGCTACGCGCTGCCTGGCAAGCCCATCGCCAACCTGCTCTTCAAGATTTACGGCCGGATCAGCACCGTGCACGCGCTGTCGTTCCTCGCGGACCTCAAGCTCGGCCACTACATGAAGATCCCCCCACGGTGCATGTACACCGCCCAG CTGGTAGGGACGGTGGTCGCCGGGGTGGTTAACCTGGCGGTGGCGTGGTGGATGCTGGACAACATCGAGAACATCTGCGACGTCGAGGCGCTGCACCCGGACAGCCCATGGACGTGCCCCAAGTACCGAGTCACGTTCGACGCGTCCGTGATCTGGGGCCTGATTGGCCCCGAGCGGCTCTTCGGTACGCACGGGCTGTACCGCAACCTGGTGTGGCTGTTCCTAGTCGGCGCCGTGCTCCCCGTGCCGGTGTGGCTGCTGAGCAGGGCGTTCCCGGAGAAGAAGTGGATCGCGCTCATCAACGTGCCCGTCATCTCGTACGGGTTCGCCGGGATGCCGCCGGCCACGCCCACAAACATCGCCACCTGGCTCGTCACGGGCACCATCTTCAACTACTTCGTGTTCAGGTACCGCAAGGGATGGTGGCAGAAGTACAACTACGTGCTCTCAGCGGCGCTCGACGCAGGCACGGCGTTCATGGGGGTGCTCATCTTCTTCGCGCTCCAGAACGCGCACCACGAGCTCAAGTGGTGGGGGACGGAGGTCGATCACTGCCCGCTCGCCTCCTGCCCCACCGCACCCGGCATCGCCGTCAAGGGCTGCCCTGTGTTCTAA
- the LOC133913325 gene encoding protein PYRICULARIA ORYZAE RESISTANCE 21-like has product MPTIIVKVDLECSRCYAKIQRVLNRIQEKGEFCIDDIEYDEKNNRVIVTGPFDAEKLADKLCCKACKIIKEIEIVEPPPPKKEKTKPPPPEPDVVPPPPPPVVVEPPPKKDPPPPPPPKVVEVPYPWPYPYPFPAWPSDCCCRHGHGGCHCCSCGKAPEPAPQPQYIPMPQYVPQPYPCGPYRIVCEEDPSYACTIM; this is encoded by the exons ATGCCGACCATCATCGTCAAGGTGGACCTGGAATGCAGCCGCTGCTATGCCAAGATCCAGAGGGTGCTCAACAGGATCCAAG AGAAGGGTGAGTTCTGCATCGACGACATCGAGTACGACGAGAAGAACAACCGGGTGATCGTCACGGGGCCCTTCGACGCGGAGAAGCTCGCCGACAAGCTCTGCTGCAAGGCCTGCAAGATCATCAAGGAGATCGAGATCGTCGAGCCCCCGCCGCCCAAGAAGGAAAAGACCAAGCCCCCGCCGCCAGAGCCGGATGTCGTGCCACCACCCCCACCGCCGGTGGTCGTGGAGCCGCCGCCCAAGAAGGAcccccctccgccgccaccgcccaaGGTGGTGGAGGTTCCCTACCCGTGGCCGTACCCGTACCCATTCCCGGCGTGGCCGTCCGACTGCTGCTGCCGCCACGGCCACGGCGGCTGCCACTGCTGCTCCTGCGGCAAGGCCCCCGAGCCGGCACCGCAGCCGCAGTACATCCCGATGCCGCAGTACGTGCCGCAGCCGTACCCCTGCGGGCCCTACCGGATCGTCTGCGAGGAGGACCCCTCCTACGCCTGCACCATCATGTGA